In Chthonomonas sp., a single genomic region encodes these proteins:
- a CDS encoding redoxin domain-containing protein: MRSLFFVACLCILGGCSSPPADVTQERHSSTDPKSAIVDPSVVHPVTPDMKKTAFLQAGATAPDFKLPDENGNPQSLDNLAKGKPALLYFIQKDCPCCVSAEPFIEQIAKAYGDRVAVIGIANTIPEEAAKWKRLNTFPAPILSDPDLMIIQSYKIATAAYSVVVSKDRKIVEVFPGYSRTMVQAMSDVLARQLGEKTGPQIDLTGAPDKPAAGCTF, from the coding sequence ATGCGAAGCCTTTTTTTCGTCGCTTGTCTGTGCATCCTCGGAGGCTGTTCGTCGCCCCCGGCCGATGTGACCCAAGAGCGGCACAGCTCCACGGACCCGAAATCGGCAATCGTGGATCCGAGCGTTGTCCACCCGGTGACTCCGGACATGAAGAAGACGGCGTTCCTGCAGGCGGGCGCGACCGCTCCGGACTTCAAACTGCCCGACGAGAACGGCAATCCTCAGTCCCTGGATAACCTTGCGAAGGGTAAGCCCGCGCTGCTCTATTTCATCCAGAAGGACTGTCCTTGCTGCGTTTCCGCCGAGCCGTTCATCGAGCAAATTGCCAAGGCGTACGGGGATCGAGTGGCGGTGATCGGGATCGCGAATACGATCCCGGAAGAAGCCGCAAAGTGGAAGCGGCTGAACACGTTCCCCGCGCCCATCTTGAGCGATCCCGACTTGATGATCATTCAGAGCTACAAGATCGCCACCGCCGCCTACAGTGTGGTGGTGAGCAAGGATCGTAAGATTGTCGAGGTCTTTCCCGGGTACTCGCGGACCATGGTGCAAGCGATGTCGGACGTGCTCGCGCGGCAACTGGGCGAAAAAACTGGCCCGCAAATCGACCTGACTGGGGCACCGGACAAGCCGGCTGCGGGTTGTACGTTCTGA